The Martelella sp. AD-3 genome includes a region encoding these proteins:
- the modB gene encoding molybdate ABC transporter permease subunit, which translates to MGEAVFLTLKLAAVTTFFLMLFGVPLAWWLARSQRWWKEVVGTIVALPLVLPPTVLGFYLLIALAPQSPLGEAIKAVTGFSLPFTFAGLVVGSVIYSLPFAVQPVRNAFEAIGNDPLEAAATLRAGPFDRFFSVALPLARPGLLTGAILGFAHTVGEFGVVLMIGGNIPGETKVLSVAIYDYVETLQWQKAHILAFGMVAFSFAVILSTMLIERHVRRRFP; encoded by the coding sequence ATGGGGGAAGCCGTATTTCTGACGCTGAAACTGGCGGCCGTCACCACGTTCTTCCTCATGCTCTTCGGCGTGCCGCTCGCCTGGTGGCTGGCGCGGTCGCAGCGATGGTGGAAGGAAGTGGTCGGCACGATCGTGGCGCTGCCGCTGGTGCTGCCGCCGACGGTGCTCGGCTTCTACCTCCTGATCGCGCTTGCCCCCCAGAGCCCGCTTGGCGAGGCGATCAAGGCGGTAACGGGTTTCTCCCTGCCCTTTACCTTCGCCGGGCTGGTGGTTGGCTCGGTAATCTATTCCCTGCCCTTTGCCGTGCAGCCGGTGCGCAACGCCTTCGAGGCAATCGGCAATGATCCGCTGGAGGCGGCGGCGACGCTCAGGGCCGGACCGTTCGACCGGTTCTTCAGCGTCGCGCTCCCCCTGGCGCGCCCCGGCCTTTTGACCGGCGCGATCCTGGGCTTTGCCCACACCGTCGGCGAGTTCGGCGTCGTGCTGATGATCGGCGGCAATATTCCCGGTGAAACGAAGGTTCTTTCCGTCGCGATCTATGACTATGTCGAGACGTTGCAGTGGCAGAAGGCTCATATCCTTGCCTTCGGCATGGTGGCCTTCTCCTTTGCCGTCATCCTGTCGACCATGCTGATCGAGCGTCATGTCCGGAGGCGGTTTCCATGA
- a CDS encoding LysR family transcriptional regulator, producing MRIIDMATFVALARNRHFGRTAQEMNTTQPAISSRLAILEREYACRLVERGDREFRLTPAGEEALIVFQDVLEKLNALRSDLKEGGSDAAYIVRIGAIDSVVATWMPDFIEALSQAMPNLRVELTIEGTRDLIAGLSRGEFDLIFGIEPAIGDNFRSFIICYYEMVWAAAPAVIDEKTTYSVDELSNMPIITFPKGTPPYAYVAPYFQDERVLASKLTSSNSLFAMINLLIGGFGVAAIPSVAIARELENRLLCRVNVAKPFPPMPIVASYQTAVGQNILRAVAEEARKSAAAFCERAASESAWVPPVP from the coding sequence ATGCGCATCATCGACATGGCCACCTTTGTTGCCCTGGCACGCAACCGGCATTTCGGCCGGACGGCGCAGGAGATGAACACGACGCAGCCGGCCATTTCCTCGCGTCTTGCCATTCTGGAGCGCGAATATGCCTGCCGGCTGGTGGAGCGCGGCGACCGCGAGTTCCGCCTGACGCCGGCGGGCGAAGAGGCGCTGATCGTGTTTCAGGATGTCCTCGAAAAGCTCAATGCCCTCAGATCCGACCTGAAGGAGGGCGGCAGCGATGCAGCCTATATCGTACGCATCGGCGCGATCGATTCCGTGGTCGCCACCTGGATGCCGGATTTCATCGAGGCGCTCAGCCAGGCCATGCCCAATCTCAGGGTGGAGCTCACCATCGAGGGGACGCGCGATCTCATCGCCGGCCTTTCGCGCGGCGAATTCGACCTGATCTTCGGCATCGAGCCGGCGATCGGCGATAATTTCCGCTCCTTCATCATCTGCTATTACGAGATGGTCTGGGCGGCAGCGCCTGCGGTGATCGACGAGAAGACCACCTACAGCGTCGACGAATTGTCAAACATGCCGATCATCACCTTTCCCAAGGGCACGCCGCCCTATGCCTATGTGGCGCCCTATTTTCAGGACGAGCGGGTGCTGGCCTCCAAGCTTACCAGTTCCAACTCTTTGTTTGCCATGATCAATCTTCTGATCGGCGGATTCGGCGTCGCCGCCATTCCCTCCGTCGCGATCGCGCGCGAACTTGAAAATCGGCTGCTTTGCCGTGTGAACGTTGCAAAACCGTTTCCGCCGATGCCGATCGTTGCGAGCTACCAGACCGCCGTCGGCCAGAATATTCTCAGAGCCGTCGCGGAGGAGGCCCGCAAGAGCGCTGCCGCCTTCTGCGAACGGGCGGCGTCCGAAAGCGCCTGGGTGCCGCCGGTCCCTTGA
- the modC gene encoding molybdenum ABC transporter ATP-binding protein has translation MSDVMLEARFAGMLGAFSLDAAFDFPQNGVTALFGPSGCGKTTLLRCFAGLEHLKDGAFSIDGEVWQDGRRFRPAHRRAVGYVFQHANLFQHLTVRDNLRFAMKRARGESAGRFDELTSLLGLEDLLERTPGRLSGGERQRVGIARALLSAPRLLLMDEPMSALDLQARQDIFPYLENLRHTLSIPVLYVTHAPEEVARFTDHLVVMREGRVIGAGPTPETLARLDLPIAHERRAGIAVDATIADIDLKWHLALAKFDGGALWVSDTGKAVGERVRLMIHARDVSIALVENPKVSIVNRIPATIRQIRRSEDPSVQLIALEIGNTIIMARVTARSTYLLDLKPGRKVFAQIKSVAIIS, from the coding sequence ATGAGTGATGTCATGCTTGAGGCCCGTTTCGCCGGAATGCTCGGCGCATTTTCGCTGGATGCGGCGTTCGATTTCCCGCAAAACGGAGTGACCGCGCTTTTCGGTCCCTCGGGCTGCGGCAAGACGACGCTTCTGCGGTGCTTTGCCGGCCTTGAACACCTCAAGGACGGCGCGTTCTCGATCGACGGAGAGGTCTGGCAGGACGGAAGACGCTTCCGGCCCGCCCACCGGCGCGCCGTCGGCTACGTCTTCCAGCATGCCAATCTTTTCCAGCATCTGACGGTGAGGGACAATCTGCGTTTCGCCATGAAACGGGCCAGAGGCGAAAGCGCCGGCCGTTTCGACGAACTGACATCCCTTCTCGGCCTCGAAGACCTTCTCGAACGCACACCGGGCCGGCTTTCCGGCGGCGAGCGCCAGCGCGTCGGCATCGCCCGGGCGCTGCTGTCCGCCCCGCGCCTGCTCTTGATGGACGAACCGATGTCGGCGCTCGATCTGCAGGCGCGCCAGGACATTTTCCCTTATCTGGAAAACCTCCGCCACACGCTCTCCATTCCCGTGCTTTACGTCACCCACGCGCCGGAGGAAGTGGCCCGCTTCACCGATCATCTCGTGGTCATGCGCGAGGGACGGGTCATTGGCGCGGGGCCGACGCCGGAGACGCTTGCGCGGCTCGACCTTCCAATCGCCCACGAGCGCCGGGCCGGCATCGCCGTCGACGCCACGATCGCCGATATCGACCTGAAATGGCATCTGGCGCTCGCCAAGTTCGACGGCGGCGCGCTGTGGGTCAGCGACACCGGAAAGGCGGTGGGCGAGCGCGTGCGGCTGATGATCCATGCCCGCGACGTCTCGATCGCGCTTGTCGAAAATCCCAAGGTCTCGATCGTCAACCGCATTCCGGCGACAATCCGCCAGATCCGTCGCAGCGAGGACCCCTCGGTACAGTTGATCGCGCTTGAAATCGGCAACACGATCATCATGGCCCGCGTGACGGCGCGCTCGACCTATCTGCTCGACCTGAAACCGGGGAGAAAGGTGTTCGCCCAGATCAAATCCGTGGCGATCATCAGCTAG
- a CDS encoding BCCT family transporter translates to MTDTGIPEPEGETEIIDTDYEIGQDNITTNIGPFGLDIHNPVFLISGLAVVAFVLATLAFQEEAATIFNGMRDWLTSTFDWFFLIAGNIFVLLGIFLIFSPYGKIRLGGAEATPDYSYTGWFAMLFAAGMGIGLMFYGVSEPISHYTASVAENAGTADSWAPLGGAPGNPAEAKSLAMASTIFHWALHPWAIYAIVALALALFSYNKGLPLAMRSVFYPIFGDRVWGWTGHIIDVLAVLATLFGLATSLGIGAEQANAGLNHIFGLPVDDLSKVLLILAITGIALGSVVAGMDAGVQRLSMINMALAGILLFFVIIVGPTLAILGGLFSNFVDYARYLPELANPFGRTDKNFLDGWTSFYWAWWISWSPFVGMFIARVSRGRTVREFITCVLIIPSVVSIVWMTVFGDTAIREIIVNNYEALGNAPLDLKLFVMLEALPLATITSIIGIILVIVFFVTSSDSGSIVIDTITAGGKVDAPVPQRVFWASFEGLVAIALLLGGGLTALQAMAVSTGFPFTIVLLLACFAILKGLHSEPR, encoded by the coding sequence ATGACCGACACGGGGATACCCGAGCCCGAGGGCGAAACGGAGATTATCGATACCGATTACGAGATCGGCCAGGATAATATCACGACGAACATCGGTCCCTTCGGGCTGGACATCCATAATCCGGTCTTTCTGATCTCCGGTCTCGCCGTTGTTGCCTTCGTGCTGGCGACGCTGGCCTTTCAGGAAGAGGCCGCGACCATTTTCAACGGCATGCGGGACTGGCTGACGTCGACTTTCGACTGGTTCTTCCTGATCGCCGGCAACATCTTCGTTCTGCTCGGCATTTTCCTGATCTTCTCGCCCTATGGCAAGATTCGCCTCGGCGGCGCGGAGGCAACGCCGGACTATTCCTACACCGGCTGGTTCGCGATGCTGTTTGCCGCTGGCATGGGCATCGGCCTGATGTTCTACGGCGTGTCCGAGCCGATCTCCCACTACACGGCTTCGGTCGCCGAAAATGCCGGCACCGCCGACAGCTGGGCGCCGCTCGGCGGCGCGCCCGGCAACCCGGCCGAAGCAAAGAGCCTGGCAATGGCCTCGACCATTTTCCACTGGGCGCTCCACCCCTGGGCGATCTACGCGATCGTCGCGCTGGCCCTGGCGCTGTTTTCCTATAACAAGGGTCTTCCGCTCGCCATGCGCTCGGTGTTCTACCCGATTTTCGGCGACCGGGTCTGGGGCTGGACGGGCCATATCATCGACGTGCTCGCCGTGCTTGCCACGTTGTTCGGCCTTGCCACCTCGCTCGGCATCGGCGCAGAACAGGCGAATGCGGGTCTTAACCACATTTTCGGCCTTCCCGTGGACGACCTCTCCAAGGTGCTGCTGATCCTCGCGATCACCGGCATTGCGCTCGGCTCCGTCGTTGCCGGCATGGATGCCGGGGTGCAGAGGCTGTCGATGATCAACATGGCGCTCGCCGGCATTCTGCTGTTCTTTGTCATCATCGTTGGCCCGACGCTGGCCATTCTCGGCGGACTTTTCTCGAACTTCGTCGACTATGCGCGCTACCTGCCGGAACTTGCCAATCCGTTCGGGCGGACCGACAAGAACTTCCTGGATGGCTGGACGTCGTTCTACTGGGCATGGTGGATTTCCTGGTCGCCCTTCGTCGGCATGTTCATCGCCCGCGTTTCGCGCGGCCGCACGGTGCGTGAGTTCATCACCTGCGTGCTGATCATTCCGTCGGTCGTCTCGATCGTGTGGATGACGGTGTTCGGCGATACCGCGATCCGCGAGATCATCGTCAACAATTACGAGGCGCTCGGCAACGCGCCCCTCGACCTGAAGCTGTTCGTCATGCTGGAGGCGCTGCCGTTGGCGACGATCACCTCGATCATCGGCATCATCCTTGTCATTGTCTTCTTCGTGACATCGTCGGACTCGGGCTCGATCGTGATCGACACCATCACCGCCGGCGGCAAGGTCGATGCGCCGGTGCCGCAGCGCGTGTTCTGGGCAAGCTTCGAGGGACTGGTCGCGATCGCGCTTCTGCTCGGCGGCGGACTGACGGCGCTTCAGGCAATGGCGGTGTCGACGGGATTCCCGTTCACCATCGTGCTGCTGCTCGCCTGTTTTGCCATTCTCAAGGGGCTCCACAGCGAACCGCGATAG
- a CDS encoding universal stress protein, producing the protein MFKKIMVPVDLAHADKLTRALNTTAEIAKLYGAPVTYVGVTSSAPGALGHNPREFEAKLKAFAGEQSARYGISTDSRTVIAHDPAVDLNRSLARAVDDSGCDLVIMATHVPNLADHFMHSHGGQLATHTDASVFLVRG; encoded by the coding sequence ATGTTCAAGAAAATCATGGTGCCCGTCGACCTTGCGCATGCCGACAAGCTGACGCGCGCGCTCAACACGACGGCCGAAATCGCGAAACTCTATGGCGCGCCCGTCACTTATGTCGGCGTGACCTCTTCGGCGCCTGGCGCACTCGGCCACAATCCCAGGGAATTCGAGGCAAAGCTCAAGGCTTTTGCCGGGGAACAATCCGCCCGTTACGGCATTTCAACCGATAGCCGTACCGTCATCGCGCACGACCCTGCGGTTGATCTCAACCGGTCGCTTGCCCGCGCGGTGGACGACAGCGGTTGCGATCTGGTGATCATGGCCACCCACGTGCCCAATCTCGCGGATCACTTCATGCATTCGCACGGCGGCCAGCTCGCCACCCATACCGACGCATCGGTATTCCTGGTTCGCGGCTGA
- a CDS encoding ABC transporter ATP-binding protein, which translates to MQLSKPFAGLLNALAARFLPRANRSLLYRLLSENLRDQAPWYALATVAMLIVAGMTSLSAWIMKDIVNETVVSQNMNRMFMLAAGVALIFIVKGIATYFQIVILSKAGNNIIAKTQSSIFSRILQQDLNFFIRFPSSDLVMRLTNNAQAARTAMDLILTSAIRDLFSLIGLVIVMFIQQPALSLISFILGPAAFIGVRYLTKKVREIMHQELTAFAKIIESVQEASTGVRIIKAFGLEQHMRERMDLQVTQVEHRANSIARLSAATSPIMETLSGLAIAGVIALSGLWVVGGDQTPGELMSFITALLLAYEPAKRLARMRVNLESALVGVRMMYELKDHPIMLTEAENAQPVPPGGGEIVFDDVGFSYDANKPLFKNLNLVFPAGKTTALVGASGGGKSTIINLVMRMFDPDEGTITVNGLDLRQVSFESLRAHMSYVGQDTFLFNGTVRENLALGRQGATEEEIIEAAKAAHAHDFIMNMGNGYDSFVGENGGNLSGGQKQRLAIARAMLRNADILILDEATSALDSYAESLVQDALARLTKNRTTIVIAHRLATITSADNIVVLENGKILEQGPQRDLLGHDGPYRRLYELQILPQLEEA; encoded by the coding sequence ATGCAGCTATCCAAGCCCTTTGCCGGTTTGCTCAACGCGCTGGCGGCGCGGTTCCTTCCAAGAGCGAACCGCAGCCTGCTTTATCGTCTTTTGTCGGAGAACCTCCGAGACCAGGCGCCCTGGTATGCGCTTGCAACCGTGGCAATGCTAATCGTTGCAGGCATGACTTCGCTCAGTGCCTGGATCATGAAGGACATCGTCAACGAGACGGTGGTCTCCCAGAACATGAACCGCATGTTCATGCTTGCCGCCGGCGTCGCGTTGATCTTCATCGTCAAGGGCATCGCGACCTATTTCCAGATCGTGATCCTCAGCAAGGCCGGCAACAATATCATTGCCAAGACGCAGAGCAGCATCTTCAGTCGGATTCTGCAGCAGGACCTCAACTTCTTCATCCGGTTCCCGTCCTCCGATCTGGTCATGCGCCTGACCAACAACGCCCAGGCTGCGCGGACGGCCATGGACTTGATCCTGACCTCGGCTATCCGTGATCTGTTCTCGCTGATCGGGCTGGTGATCGTGATGTTCATCCAGCAGCCGGCGCTTTCGCTCATTTCCTTCATCCTCGGACCGGCAGCCTTTATCGGCGTTCGCTATCTGACGAAAAAAGTCCGGGAAATCATGCATCAGGAGCTGACCGCTTTCGCCAAGATCATCGAAAGCGTGCAGGAAGCTTCGACCGGCGTGCGCATCATCAAGGCGTTCGGCCTGGAACAGCATATGCGCGAGCGTATGGACCTGCAGGTCACGCAGGTGGAACATCGCGCCAACAGCATCGCCAGGCTTTCGGCTGCAACAAGCCCGATCATGGAAACGCTGTCCGGTTTGGCAATTGCCGGTGTCATTGCGCTGAGCGGCCTTTGGGTCGTCGGTGGCGACCAGACGCCCGGCGAGCTGATGTCTTTCATCACGGCGCTGCTGCTTGCCTATGAACCTGCCAAGCGGCTGGCGCGCATGCGTGTCAATCTCGAATCCGCCCTGGTCGGCGTGAGGATGATGTATGAACTCAAGGATCATCCAATCATGCTGACGGAGGCTGAGAACGCACAGCCGGTGCCGCCCGGCGGCGGCGAGATCGTTTTCGACGATGTTGGTTTCTCCTACGACGCCAACAAACCGCTGTTCAAGAACCTGAATCTGGTCTTTCCCGCGGGCAAGACCACGGCTCTGGTGGGCGCGTCCGGCGGCGGCAAGTCGACGATCATCAATCTCGTGATGCGCATGTTCGATCCGGATGAAGGAACAATCACGGTCAACGGCCTCGATCTCAGGCAGGTTTCCTTCGAATCGCTGCGCGCCCACATGTCCTATGTCGGCCAGGATACGTTCCTGTTCAACGGCACGGTGCGGGAAAACCTGGCGCTCGGACGACAGGGCGCCACGGAAGAGGAAATCATCGAGGCGGCCAAGGCTGCGCATGCGCATGACTTCATCATGAACATGGGCAATGGCTATGATTCGTTTGTCGGCGAGAACGGCGGCAATCTTTCCGGCGGACAGAAGCAGCGCCTGGCAATTGCCCGCGCCATGTTGCGCAACGCCGATATCCTGATCCTCGATGAGGCCACCAGCGCGCTTGATTCCTATGCCGAATCCCTCGTTCAGGACGCGCTCGCGCGGCTGACGAAGAACCGCACGACGATCGTGATCGCCCACCGTCTGGCGACCATCACCTCGGCTGACAATATCGTCGTGCTCGAGAACGGCAAAATCCTCGAACAAGGTCCCCAGCGCGACCTGCTCGGCCATGACGGCCCTTATCGCCGTCTCTACGAGTTGCAGATCCTGCCGCAGCTCGAAGAGGCTTGA
- a CDS encoding glycoside hydrolase family 2 protein, protein MTEAARLNLNDGWTATCEEAEIAVPLAVPGDIHSALLAAGKIEDPYWRDNETRTDWVHRSVWTARRSFDLEHLQDGYFTLRFDSVDCLAEVFVNGRRAGRCESQFLRYDFDVTTLLNEGGNVIEVVFHSNSLEAEKRARQSEFPMPYTANSRIGHLNFLRKAQCHGGWDWGIALCPLGFYGDITLVRTGHLRLDDVAIRQRHTEGAVELDVTLHAFAFAPAVEEAAVAIDGHEERATLRAYPGENRVRVTVKMDHPRLWWPAGQGEQAFYDLAVSLGGQKREFRIGLRDVELLTDADAIGNRFAFRVNGREIFMKGANWIPGDALPERASKEQVRDLLVSAVEANMNMIRIWGGGQYEADWFYELCDELGLMIWHDFMFACNLYPAHERPFLELVRKEARQQLRRLSRFAAMALWCGDNELVGALTWYRESLENRDRYLAIYDRLNHVLEEAVEDEDLGLPFRPSSPSVGRLDFGDGWHVDTSGDMHFWDVWHSAKDFEHYRSVRPRFCSEFGFQSFPSMRVIESFTEALDRNVSSAVMDVHQRNEGGNSRIVETIARYFRFPDSFEDMVYLSQLSQGLAMKTAIEFWRSNRPRTMGTLFWQLNDTWPVASWSSLEYGGGWKATQYLARRFFADLLVTAQPDAETGAITLLAVSDAMVDVPITVRLSSVNAASGKVTETGVYPVRAKARSVVEVARIHEETLEDGAFLVFDWQDAAGNVLGANEYLPQRPKAYRFAEPEIATAVEMLGDGTRRITLTSDRPALYVTYDHGGDDVYSDNCFTLLPGVAKTITVRRRRQSHLPQGGTADVSYLRG, encoded by the coding sequence ATGACAGAAGCAGCGAGACTGAACCTCAATGACGGCTGGACGGCAACATGTGAAGAGGCGGAAATCGCCGTCCCGCTTGCGGTTCCGGGCGACATCCACTCCGCCCTGCTTGCCGCGGGCAAGATAGAGGATCCCTACTGGCGCGACAACGAGACGAGGACGGATTGGGTCCATCGCTCGGTCTGGACCGCGCGGCGGTCTTTCGATCTCGAACATCTGCAAGACGGTTATTTTACCCTCCGCTTCGACAGCGTGGACTGCCTGGCCGAGGTTTTCGTCAATGGCAGGCGCGCCGGTCGCTGCGAGAGCCAGTTCCTGCGCTATGATTTCGACGTGACCACTCTTCTCAATGAGGGAGGGAACGTGATCGAGGTCGTGTTTCACTCCAATTCGCTGGAGGCTGAAAAGCGGGCGCGGCAGTCCGAGTTTCCGATGCCGTATACGGCCAACAGCCGCATCGGCCATCTCAATTTCCTGCGCAAGGCGCAGTGCCATGGCGGCTGGGACTGGGGAATCGCGCTCTGCCCGCTCGGGTTTTACGGCGATATCACGCTGGTCCGCACCGGCCACCTGCGCCTGGATGACGTCGCCATCCGCCAGCGCCACACGGAAGGCGCGGTCGAGCTGGACGTGACGCTGCACGCCTTTGCCTTCGCTCCGGCGGTGGAAGAGGCGGCGGTCGCGATCGACGGCCATGAGGAGAGGGCCACGCTTCGCGCCTATCCGGGCGAAAACCGCGTCCGCGTCACCGTGAAGATGGACCATCCGCGTCTGTGGTGGCCGGCGGGCCAGGGGGAGCAGGCCTTTTACGACCTTGCCGTTTCGCTCGGCGGACAGAAACGGGAATTCCGCATCGGCCTTCGCGATGTCGAGCTTCTGACCGACGCCGACGCGATCGGCAACCGCTTTGCCTTCAGGGTCAACGGCCGCGAGATCTTCATGAAGGGCGCGAACTGGATCCCGGGCGACGCGCTGCCCGAACGCGCCTCGAAGGAACAGGTGCGCGACCTGCTGGTCTCGGCGGTCGAAGCCAATATGAACATGATCCGCATCTGGGGCGGCGGCCAGTATGAGGCCGACTGGTTCTATGAACTGTGCGACGAACTCGGCCTGATGATCTGGCACGACTTCATGTTCGCCTGCAATCTCTATCCCGCCCACGAGCGTCCGTTTCTCGAACTCGTGCGCAAGGAGGCGCGCCAGCAGCTGCGCCGGCTTTCCCGCTTTGCGGCAATGGCGTTGTGGTGCGGCGACAACGAGCTTGTCGGCGCGCTGACCTGGTACAGGGAGAGCCTTGAAAACCGCGACCGCTACCTGGCGATATACGACCGGCTGAATCACGTTCTGGAAGAAGCGGTGGAAGACGAGGACCTCGGCCTGCCCTTCCGGCCCTCTTCGCCCTCGGTCGGCCGTCTTGATTTCGGCGACGGCTGGCATGTGGATACTTCCGGCGACATGCATTTCTGGGATGTCTGGCATTCGGCCAAGGATTTCGAGCATTACCGCAGCGTTCGCCCGCGCTTCTGCTCGGAATTCGGCTTCCAGTCCTTCCCTTCCATGCGCGTGATCGAAAGCTTCACCGAGGCGCTCGACCGCAACGTCTCCTCGGCGGTCATGGACGTTCACCAGCGCAATGAGGGCGGCAACAGCCGGATCGTTGAAACCATCGCCCGCTACTTTCGCTTTCCCGACAGTTTCGAGGATATGGTTTATCTGAGCCAGCTAAGCCAGGGACTGGCGATGAAGACGGCAATCGAGTTCTGGCGTTCCAACCGGCCGCGCACGATGGGCACGCTGTTCTGGCAGTTGAATGACACCTGGCCGGTGGCAAGCTGGTCGAGTCTCGAATATGGCGGCGGCTGGAAGGCGACGCAGTATCTCGCCCGCCGTTTCTTCGCCGATCTTCTGGTGACGGCACAACCTGATGCCGAGACCGGGGCGATCACGCTGCTCGCGGTTTCCGACGCGATGGTAGACGTTCCGATCACCGTGCGGCTTTCAAGCGTCAACGCGGCGTCCGGCAAAGTGACGGAAACTGGCGTCTATCCGGTGAGGGCCAAGGCCCGGAGCGTTGTCGAGGTTGCGCGCATTCACGAGGAGACGCTGGAAGACGGCGCCTTCCTCGTCTTCGACTGGCAGGATGCGGCAGGCAATGTTCTCGGCGCGAACGAGTATCTGCCGCAAAGGCCCAAGGCCTATCGCTTTGCCGAGCCCGAGATCGCGACAGCGGTCGAGATGCTTGGCGACGGTACGCGCCGTATCACGCTGACCAGCGACCGTCCGGCCCTCTACGTGACCTATGACCACGGCGGCGACGACGTCTACTCGGACAATTGCTTCACGCTGCTGCCCGGCGTGGCGAAGACGATTACCGTACGCCGCAGGCGGCAGTCGCATCTTCCGCAAGGCGGCACGGCAGACGTGAGCTATCTGCGCGGTTGA
- the modA gene encoding molybdate ABC transporter substrate-binding protein, with amino-acid sequence MKKKSLFIALLVIASVFAATRPASAETVNVAVAANFTAAAEEIAALFAAETGHEAVLSFGSTGRLYAQILHGAPFSVLLAADQERPRLAVEAGLALADSRFTYALGALVLFSAKEDLFEDGSILERPADFNRVAVANPASAPYGAAAVETLEALKLYNRLKDRIVQGENITQAFQFVATGNADIGFVALSQVAGREGGSRWRVPQDLYKPIAQDAVLLKSGADNPAAVSFMAFLKSDAAHKIVQNHGYQIAP; translated from the coding sequence ATGAAAAAAAAGTCCCTGTTCATCGCCCTCCTCGTCATCGCCTCGGTCTTTGCCGCAACGCGTCCCGCCTCCGCCGAGACGGTCAATGTCGCCGTAGCCGCCAATTTCACGGCGGCGGCCGAGGAGATTGCCGCCCTCTTTGCCGCGGAGACCGGGCATGAGGCGGTTCTCAGCTTCGGCTCAACCGGCAGGCTCTACGCCCAGATCCTGCACGGCGCGCCGTTTTCCGTCCTTCTCGCCGCCGACCAGGAGCGACCGCGCCTTGCCGTCGAGGCCGGGCTTGCGCTTGCCGACAGCCGCTTCACCTATGCGCTGGGCGCGCTGGTGCTCTTCAGCGCCAAGGAAGACCTTTTCGAGGATGGCAGCATTCTGGAACGGCCCGCCGATTTCAACCGTGTCGCCGTCGCCAATCCGGCCTCCGCGCCCTATGGCGCTGCCGCCGTTGAAACGCTTGAAGCCCTGAAGCTCTACAACAGGCTGAAGGACCGGATCGTGCAGGGCGAGAACATCACCCAGGCCTTTCAATTCGTGGCAACCGGCAACGCCGATATCGGCTTCGTCGCTCTCTCCCAGGTTGCCGGACGTGAAGGTGGATCGCGCTGGCGGGTGCCGCAGGATCTCTACAAGCCGATCGCCCAGGATGCCGTGCTTCTGAAATCCGGCGCGGATAATCCGGCGGCGGTTTCGTTCATGGCGTTTCTGAAAAGCGACGCCGCACACAAAATAGTCCAGAACCACGGCTACCAGATCGCCCCGTGA